From one Scyliorhinus torazame isolate Kashiwa2021f chromosome 25, sScyTor2.1, whole genome shotgun sequence genomic stretch:
- the ccdc97 gene encoding coiled-coil domain-containing protein 97 translates to MEEMPVISGEGCVTPNEIENQNRSPAPASPEEIAEVMKELPAQQQEEAMDASLNSMFHAIASSKAQIKSQQMDEPDLVYDQKLDIIKDLFWCKPVVFLERFHKIIKEEHLICFNHLAGNYEVTFYCKEIRKSSMKKTARTNVRNKRYAALQKLIKDGEYFSDEQMRTRDPLLYEQYIRQYMTEEEVVAESCKNLGNAMCLSDLLMNTYQEKIVQERLQWQQEREDACLEEEEEDEEEDDNPESKAEDWVPSDDERSMLREEFVSRMYQRFLDGEDREFDYSAVDDNPDFDNLDIVSRDEEERYFDEEEPVEVDDMEMDRE, encoded by the exons ATGGAGGAGATGCCCGTAATCTCTGGTGAGGGTTGTGTCACCCCAAATGAGATCGAGAATCAGAATCGGTCCCCTGCTCCTGCCTCGCCAGAGGAAATTGCCGAAGTGATGAAGGAGCTTCCCGCCCAGCAGCAGGAAGAAGCCATGGATGCTTCACTAAACAGCATGTTTCATGCCATCGCCAGTAGCAAGGCTCAGATCAAAAGCCAGCAGATGGACGAGCCTGATCTTGTGTATGACCAGAAGCTGGACATCATCAAGGACCTTTTCTGGTGTAAGCCGGTGGTGTTCCTGGAACGTTTTCACAAAATCATCAAAGAGGAGCATCTGATCTGTTTCAACCATTTGGCAGGCAACTATGAAGTTACTTTTTACTGCAAAGAAATTAGGAAGTCTTCCATGAAGAAAACTGCCCGGACAAACGTCCGCAACAAGAGATATGCGGCCCTGCAGAAGCTGATTAAAG ATGGGGAGTACTTCAGCGATGAGCAGATGCGAACTCGAGATCCTTTGCTCTACGAACAGTATATTAGACAGTACATgacagaggaggaggtggtggctgaGAGCTGCAAAAACCTGGGCAATGCCATGTGTCTGTCTGACCTGCTGATGAACACTTATCAGGAAAAGATTGTGCAGGAAAGGCTACAGTGGCAGCAGGAAAGGGAGGATGCCTgtttggaggaggaagaggaggatgaggaggaag ACGACAACCCTGAGTCTAAAGCTGAAGACTGGGTACCCAGTGATGATGAGAGATCCATGCTGAGGGAGGAATTTGTGAGTCGCATGTACCAGCGTTTCCTGGATGGGGAAGACAGAGAGTTTGACTACAG tgctgtcgaCGACAATCCAGACTTTGACAATCTTGACATCGTAAGTCGTGATGAAGAGGAGAGATACTTTGATGAGGAGGAGCCAGTGGAAGTTGATGATATGGAGATGGACAGAGAATGA